The Brachypodium distachyon strain Bd21 chromosome 4, Brachypodium_distachyon_v3.0, whole genome shotgun sequence nucleotide sequence TCAACTGCTTGAAGGTCCCTGTTCATTTTTTCCATAAGGTAGTCATCCAAGTTGGCACCATTGTTAGTGTTATCTTGCTCACAGTCACTATCTTCAGCTAACGTATCAGTTGAAACTGACCGAAATGATGAGTTCATTCGCTGTGCTGTTCTAGGATAAAATCTAACAGTGCCAGAGAAGTTAGCCTCTATGCTTCTACCGCTGAGGCCCCTGCCGCTTGAAACAATTCTCCACTCAATTGAATGTTCTGTCATTGAAACTGTCCCAACTGATGGATTCCCATCATATGATGCAACTCTTCTCCGAGGAAATGGCATTGTTACCATGCAAAATTCCATAATAAACGGAGACTTGTAGCCCTCCATCAATCTCAACTTAAATAGAAAAGCACCTTCATTCTCAGATACCATAGACAACTGGTAGAAGCCTTTAACAGGTGGATCAATGTTGCATGGAGCTTGATAGtgcatcaaaacaaaatttccTAGTGGTGGTTGAAATATAAGAGATTGCTTATCGCCAGTAGGCTCTGAAGCTTGAACACAGTGATGGAATGATGATACTTCCACACGAGCAGCTTTTAACCCAGTCAGTGGCAAAGAAACATCAGGTAACCCTTCCAGTTCAGCCCTACAGGTCACTTGTCCCGAAACAGAAAGGGAATCGGGCACATCATCACGGTCATATAGCGCAGCATTTATAGTCTCCAGGCTAGAGAAGAGAGTCCTTTGCCTCCCTTTGTATAGGTAAGGCTTCCAGGCAGGTTGCTTCTGATCTGTCGGAAGCGGATCAGCTGAAAATCCAGTTGTTCTAATCGAAGTAACATTGCCATAATTAAGATCCTGAGGTGTACCTACAAAAATATGTTGTTAACCTTGGTTTGTTAGTCTATAAATATTTCAATGAAGCTAGATAATAGAACAGCATAAAATGTTGACTCCATAACAGGAGGGTCTATTTtgcgccaaaaaaaaatcaggagtTGATTCTTAGTTACTCACCAAAAGGCATAGCACCAATGATGAAGTTCCGTAGTACATCCTTGTCAAAAGGTCTCACACCACCTTTTAGAGACTCTGATTGAGAAGCACCAACAGGCGAGGAAACTGATGCAATTGGGGCAGCAACAGGTGTAGTGATTGGTTTTGGCCGGGCAGAAATACCTATACTTCCAGTCAATGAATCTAACAGTCCACCAACAGAGGGGCCAGAACTAACGACCACCTCCGGTTCAGCAACATCACCAGTAATTATATCGCCAATGACATTTGCTACCATAAATGCCCTACAATAGGACATGAAGTATAGTGCATCTAATGAACATGATCATCAGTTGGTTGACGAAGATAGCAGTATAGCACTCACAAAATATATGAAGGCCATATATGAATTGACAATGGGGTTGCTAGCGTGAAAAAT carries:
- the LOC100842885 gene encoding AP-5 complex subunit mu, whose product is MSGGGCSVRAIWILTPHDVVAFSKRFAVVEKRWRVAWEKEGPGRGAKMPLPADYEVAAAFADRRRREGTARGSGIRTSISSVGSDSWVDDPITRHIISLRIDKEEEDGFILWPVVLQKRGGYYVLVLPLVDPQSFRAFESLLKRPDCGSSAKEDGNLSSILLNLPCITGAFMVANVIGDIITGDVAEPEVVVSSGPSVGGLLDSLTGSIGISARPKPITTPVAAPIASVSSPVGASQSESLKGGVRPFDKDVLRNFIIGAMPFGTPQDLNYGNVTSIRTTGFSADPLPTDQKQPAWKPYLYKGRQRTLFSSLETINAALYDRDDVPDSLSVSGQVTCRAELEGLPDVSLPLTGLKAARVEVSSFHHCVQASEPTGDKQSLIFQPPLGNFVLMHYQAPCNIDPPVKGFYQLSMVSENEGAFLFKLRLMEGYKSPFIMEFCMVTMPFPRRRVASYDGNPSVGTVSMTEHSIEWRIVSSGRGLSGRSIEANFSGTVRFYPRTAQRMNSSFRSVSTDTLAEDSDCEQDNTNNGANLDDYLMEKMNRDLQAVDLEEPLSWQGYNYAKVSFKIVGGTLSGLIIDPRSVTIYPSVKAPVEYSMQASSGDYILWNTLGKCPSVALPKEL